A region of the Aulosira sp. FACHB-615 genome:
GGGCGTTTTCAACAATTTTATCATTACCCCCTGCACCAGTAATCATCCCCACAGAAAAATAAAGGGCATCGACTACAGATAAACTCAGTTCTGTAGACATATATGTGAGTGTGGCGATCGCTATAATTGCTATTAAGACTAACGCACCCACGACTATTGATTGTCCATGTTGCTGAAACTGACGCAAACTGGTACAAACTTTCAAGACTTTTTTAATTAATGATCTGCGGGTAGAACGAATGCGCGGTTGAGTGGCGACAATTAAGCGATCGCCTACTTGTAATTCTTGTCCAGATAGCACTCCATCAATTAAATTCATCTCCCCTTGTAACGGCAGATAATAAATTGGCATTCTCGCGGGTTCTTCCCACAAATCACTTAAATTCCGCCCCAACCAAGGATGATTTTCATCAATATATTCTTCTTGAACAGGCCAAGTTTGGTCAAATAATTTGATTTGCCCTATAGCTTGATTTCCTAAAGCCGCAAAGGTAAATAATGGTGCAGCTAATCCCACAACACTCATACTCAAATGTTCTGGGAGAGTTTGATCTAGCCTTTCACCTAAGTTTGTATTATAAAAGCGGTTAATAATGCGAATGCGCGGATTTAACACTCGCGCTTGCATCATAATTGATAAATTTAAAGTATCTTCCGAAGCTGTAATGACCAACGTATGTGCTTGCTGAATCCCGGCCGCCGTCAAAGTCGCCGCCGCGTGTAAATTACCAATAATAATATCTGGAGAACATTCCCCGGCAATTGGTTTGTGATGAATACCAACAACTAATGCGCCCTGCTGTCTCAGCAGACGAAAGATTTTATATCCTGTACGCCCTAAGCCACAAACAATGATTCGAGGTTTCATGAGACAGCAAGTAGTATGAATGCGTAATTTGTAATTCGTAATTAACCATATTGTGGCGTTGTTTTTGAGGATGTAACTGTAACTGAAAACAC
Encoded here:
- a CDS encoding NAD-binding protein, whose protein sequence is MKPRIIVCGLGRTGYKIFRLLRQQGALVVGIHHKPIAGECSPDIIIGNLHAAATLTAAGIQQAHTLVITASEDTLNLSIMMQARVLNPRIRIINRFYNTNLGERLDQTLPEHLSMSVVGLAAPLFTFAALGNQAIGQIKLFDQTWPVQEEYIDENHPWLGRNLSDLWEEPARMPIYYLPLQGEMNLIDGVLSGQELQVGDRLIVATQPRIRSTRRSLIKKVLKVCTSLRQFQQHGQSIVVGALVLIAIIAIATLTYMSTELSLSVVDALYFSVGMITGAGGNDKIVENAPNSIKLFTIVIMLIGAVVIGTWYAMLTDFVLGNRFKQFWDAARIPQRHHYIVCGLSGIGSKIVQQLHSSGYEVIVIETDSNNKYVNSVRGLGIPVIQGDASFRTILQTSNVTAAAAVLAVTHNDATNLEIALKTKGLAPKIPVIVHYADPDFARMAQQVFNFEAVLSPAELAAPAFAAAALGGRILGNGITANKLWVAFATLITASHPFCGQLVKEIAISADFVPLYVESNSQRVQGWQLLTTQLDEGDILYLTMPANRLYQLWRDEKVSQTS